AGAAGCACAATTAATGAATAATGTATTGGTAGAGAGTAGAGAAGATTGGAAGGACTGACCAAGAATCTTCAAGCCTGTTCCCCTCGTAGAGAGCAAAGAGAGAAAGTGACGCAGGTGTAAGGACCAGTGCTGACCGAAGAAAAGAAGCACGGCCGCACAAGGAACAGTTTGCCATTTAACCAAAGCAGGAATACATACGTGGTCTCGAATAAGATTCACAGGGAATAAGTCGTGTAAAAAATATCTAAAGCAATCGTCAACGAGTTTTATATTGATTTATGTACACGTACAACGAGATTCCATGGAACTACCAAACACTGGAAATGGTCGCTCTCTTACTTTGTGCTCTTGTAGAGTGCGTCGATGGCTCCCTGAATATTGGAAGAAACAGTATATCATTTAGCCAACTGATGGAGATTAGCCCAAATTGGGGAGAGCGTTTGATATGGCATCTAACCTGGTAGTACTTGAGCATTTGTGGTCGTTTCTTCTTGTATGTCGGGGTGATAAGGTTACGCTCCATATCAAATGGTAACGGGTCAAGATGAATAGCTCTTATGAACTCAAAGCCTTTCAGCTGGCAGGGAAAAAGAAATGGGAGAATTGTAAATACTAACCCAAATGAAATGTTGAAGTATTTCACTAAGATGGGCACTTTACCTTCCTTTCCTTTGCAATCTTTGCGAGTTCTGCAAGAAAATGCTCCTTAGTTCTCGAGTTCTCGCATAACTCAGCCAAACTTCCAGCAATACCGTTGTGTTCAGCCCATTGTTCAAGCGCTTGTTGGTTCGGGTTTATAATAGCAACAAGATAAGATTCAAAACTGTTCCCATATACCCATATCTGAAATTGATCAGCAGAAACATGATAACTGAAACAAATGGcgaatacaaaaaaaaaaaaaagagcaggAGATTATTCATGTCTTGCATGTATGCCATATTAACAGATGTGTACTGCATTGTTCTCAAATGATAGGAAGCAAAAGGAGAATAGAGGAAAACAAACACAATATAACTTTGAGGGTAAGCAAGTATTTTCATTCCCACGTATAAGATTTATGCAGATTTGAGTTGTATACCCATAACAAGATGCACTAATTGTCCTTCAATATTCAATTAAAGTCCGCACTACTTGCCAAGTCAATAGTGAGTAGGTATTTAGTATTTACCGAATCAACCTCTTGAAGTACACCGTACACGTTCTCTAGATTTTCCACTGCAACATATTCTCCCTGTGAAAGcttgaatatatttttctttcggTCAATGATTTTCAAGGATCCATTTGATTGCCACTCACCAACATCCCCTGCATTATTATTTGACTTACAGTCATCATCTAAAATATAGCAAATTGTGATCTCCAGCTATGTAAGAACGTGAATTGATACTTCCTGTTGAAGTTAGGGATATAGCTAACCTGTGTGAAACCATCCATCAATCATGACTTCCTGAGTTAGATCCTCTCTTTTGTAGTATCCAGAGAATAGAACACTTCCCTTTACGCATACCTCCCCACGAGGAATGCTTGACAAAGCATCATAACCCATTTCTGAAACTGACTCAAGGCGGACGTCCACATGTGGAACTGGTGGGCCAACAGTCCCAAGCATGGAGAAATCATTTGGTATTGCAACAAAAGATCCCGCACAAGTTTCCGTGAGTCCTAAAATGAATTTGCAAAGTCATATTAAAACTGCGTGTGTCAACCAATAATATGTGCAATTTGCATGAAGGGATTGTGTATATTTGGTAAAGGAACATAAACATCAAAGATGCATACCATAGCCTTGAACAACATGTGCACATGTCACAACCCTTAAAAATTCTTCCACCGCTACAGCAAGAGGAGCCCCACCAGACATGATAACACGTAACCTGCCACCCAGTCTTTCTTTCACCTTAAAGATAAACCATTTAAGCACTATGTTAGGACAAAAAAATTGATGACATGTTAGGAAAATAAATACACATGAAGTTGCActgaaattttcttttctatctTAGAACATATAagcttgctcttgagtatctAATTATACCTTGCTGAAAACTAATTTGTCAAAGAATGGAGATGCCTTCTCATGTTTAAATCCTTTCCTCATGCTGTCTAGTTTCCTGAGATTTGGTAATAACTATCAACTCAGAAATTCTATCACAAATCATGAATACTACAAAATGAAGGGAAAGCAATGAACCAGAATATGAAAGGACATAAGAACAACATAAGAATAAAACATGCAGCCATACAAATCAAGATTTGTGTAACCCTCCGAACAAATCTCGCTGTTAATCATGTGCAAtcattttcttaaaaaaattaatcatGTGCAAACTTACAGCTTGTATGCAAGATTGAATAACGTTTTCTTCAGAAAACCACCAGCAGAAATCTTGGCTGTAAGACCtacataaaaaaatgcattgaaGCTATTCATTACATGCCTCCATCTCTATGAAGTTCAATAGCAAGTAGATCAACCACAAATTTATACGTTTATGTTTGATTCCTTGTGTACAGTGTACACCTATTGAACTTTTACTATAAAAAGGACCTCTGCAGCAGCCATCCAATTTTATAGTATGGTATCCTCAACTGGCTTCACTGAAAGCGAAGTCATTGACAATGTAATTTCTTTTTGTCAAACCTATGATTGTGATGAGTTCACCGCATACACAATTTTATGGATGTTTTCTTTAGTTTCTGTTTGGGTTTCATATCTAACCTATGATTGTTGTTCTAATCAAACTAACATAAAAGTATAATATCTACATCATGTTCACATCATCAGTAGAAGAATACCATACTTTAGAGAAACTTAATCAAATATACTTTCTTAACAAGATATGCAATAAACACATAAATTGTTAAGCTAAATGACAAAACAACTGATGGTACGTAACTATCCAATTATGTTAACAATTAACATCTGGAGTTTACCTGAATATATTCTGTCGAGTACACGTGGAACAGCACAAAATACCGTTGGTCTTAGTGCTGCAATGTCGTCAACTAACAACTTAACATCCTACAGATGCATGACACATTAATTTTAGTAAGCGCCTGTTGACCACTTAAAGGTAAATAAGGAGAATTCACAAAGCATACCCCACGCCAAAATCCAATTTTCGATCCATGAGAAATGAACACTTCCTCAAACATTCTATCGAAGACATGGGCTAGTGGAAGATATGACATATAGACATCATCTTGATCAAACTGCAACAACAAAGTGGAGAGCAAACAAACATGACTTGTATGATTCATTGAAGCATATAACAATGATTATTTCCTTTCATAATATATAGAGAATCTATACTTACAGATTCACCAATAGATTGGATTACAGAATCAGCACCAGCCAGGTTAACAAGAAGACTTTCATTTGATATCATAACACCTTTAGGGTCTCCTGTTGTTCCACTCGTGTACATTATTGTACAGATGTcggattttgttttctcaggAAGATCAACATGATGGTCTCCACCCTACAAAAAATGTAAGACACAGCA
This is a stretch of genomic DNA from Brachypodium distachyon strain Bd21 chromosome 1, Brachypodium_distachyon_v3.0, whole genome shotgun sequence. It encodes these proteins:
- the LOC100830299 gene encoding long chain acyl-CoA synthetase 4, with product MKFLVESEAATANAGPAYRNVLAKDAGLLQAPPGIHCCWDLFRASVDKYPENPMLGRRAVIDGKAGDYAWMTYKEVYELVMKLAASMSKSGVKQGERGGIYGANCPEWIISMEACNALGVCCVPLYDSLGANAVEFITCHAEVQIAFVEERKIGELLKTCHATSKYLKTIVSFGGVTNDQKEEAKNHGLSIFSWEEFLILGGDHHVDLPEKTKSDICTIMYTSGTTGDPKGVMISNESLLVNLAGADSVIQSIGESFDQDDVYMSYLPLAHVFDRMFEEVFISHGSKIGFWRGDVKLLVDDIAALRPTVFCAVPRVLDRIYSGLTAKISAGGFLKKTLFNLAYKLKLDSMRKGFKHEKASPFFDKLVFSKVKERLGGRLRVIMSGGAPLAVAVEEFLRVVTCAHVVQGYGLTETCAGSFVAIPNDFSMLGTVGPPVPHVDVRLESVSEMGYDALSSIPRGEVCVKGSVLFSGYYKREDLTQEVMIDGWFHTGDVGEWQSNGSLKIIDRKKNIFKLSQGEYVAVENLENVYGVLQEVDSIWVYGNSFESYLVAIINPNQQALEQWAEHNGIAGSLAELCENSRTKEHFLAELAKIAKERKLKGFEFIRAIHLDPLPFDMERNLITPTYKKKRPQMLKYYQGAIDALYKSTK